From Musa acuminata AAA Group cultivar baxijiao chromosome BXJ3-8, Cavendish_Baxijiao_AAA, whole genome shotgun sequence, one genomic window encodes:
- the LOC135644869 gene encoding protein ROOT INITIATION DEFECTIVE 3-like, with protein sequence MEVVIASSPVDVGFGCWDLRSGFEQLRYRSCSSAPHGLLSIAGRFLASSQLRDSPSSASCPIFFWSWDKPQVEVRSFPVESIGPLVSNSEGTYVMGGGPSGIIYQWEVASGKLLTWWHAHYRSVTCLTLSKDESLLISGSEDGSVRV encoded by the exons ATGGAAGTGGTGATCGCCTCCTCCCCGGTGGACGTCGGCTTCGGTTGTTGGGACCTACGCTCGGGCTTCGAGCAGCTCCGGTACCGCTCATGCTCCTCCGCTCCACATGGCCTCCTCTCCATAGCCGGCCGCTTTCTCGCTTCCTCGCAGCTCCGCGATTCCCCTTCCTCCGCCTCTTGCCCCATTTTCTTTTGGTCCTGGGATAAG CCTCAGGTGGAAGTTAGGAGCTTCCCGGTTGAGTCGATTGGACCGCTTGTTTCCAATTCAGAAGGCACTTACGTCATGGGAGGAGGACCATCCGGCATTATCTACCAATGGGAG GTTGCTAGTGGGAAATTGCTCACATGGTGGCATGCACATTATCGGTCTGTCACCTGTCTCACTCTCTCCAAGGACGAGTCTTTGCTAATATCAGGGTCTGAGGATGGCTCTGTCAGAGTTTGA
- the LOC135644867 gene encoding protein ROOT INITIATION DEFECTIVE 3-like → MIFVMFDDMAKASAGVLYRYSFSEHALRVTDVVTGHGLCNSIIISTSEDRTCKIWSLYEGLLLRSITFPSIIDAIVMDLGEHVFYAGGRDGKIYIAALNAECNRNSIHGMFIIGALYDHSKAITCLAFSTDGVTLVSGTEDGIVRVWDTKTKHVTRVLKHVKGTSVTRILL, encoded by the exons ATGATTTTTGTAATGTTTGATGACATGGCAAAGGCTTCTGCTGGTGTTCTTTATAGATATAGCTTTTCGGAACATGCTTTACGTGTCACCGATGTTGTTACGGGACATGGGTTATGCAACTCCATTATCATCTCAACCTCAGAGGATCGAACATGTAAG ATATGGAGCCTATATGAGGGTTTGTTATTGAGGAGCATTACGTTTCCTTCCATAATTGATGCTATTGTAATGGATCTTGGGGAGCATGTGTTCTATGCTGGTGGCCGAGATGGCAAAATATATATTGCAGCGCTAAATGCTGAATGCAACCGCAACAGCATACACGGGATGTTCATCATTGGTGCCTTGTATGATCACAG TAAGGCAATAACATGCCTAGCATTTAGCACGGATGGAGTTACTCTAGTGTCTGGGACTGAAGATGGTATTGTCAGAGTTTGGGATACGAAAACCAAGCATGTTACTCGTGTTTTGAAACATGTGAAAGGTACATCGGTAACTAGGATTCTATTATAA